A portion of the Halobacillus ihumii genome contains these proteins:
- a CDS encoding RNA-guided endonuclease TnpB family protein, translating into MATKTILVKLKHVTKKKHKQFMDEQAVYASCVNHCVERLLNGEKLSSKDISFPLKSAIKNEGIRRARKAVSDFKKGLAKTIPVFRNSLTIKINNQNWNTVDQNGRWYIAFTSNQGKKALPVVETKDVQSYFPFLTSHTREFRGTLELFRKGRRWYVAIPIQVSSDLGLGNTYPSKKPLTDYTSIGVDLGLRHLVVLSEPTSGKRQFFSGKEVGYKRRHFRSLRRSLGKKKAQRAIEHVGQKESRWMKDYNRKLAQDIVTFAQQFEKPMIKLEQLDNIRKTCRSMKRADKTIHSWAFYQLKQCIKERAATVNIPVVDIDPFQTSQTCFACKHAERSNRKREVFHCKKCGHKAHADLNASRNIATSTNLAAS; encoded by the coding sequence ATGGCCACCAAAACGATTCTCGTAAAGCTAAAGCATGTAACGAAGAAAAAACATAAACAGTTCATGGATGAACAGGCTGTCTATGCCTCATGCGTGAATCATTGTGTGGAACGCCTCCTAAACGGCGAAAAGCTTTCGTCTAAAGATATATCCTTTCCTTTAAAATCAGCCATTAAGAACGAAGGCATCCGTCGAGCGAGGAAAGCTGTTTCCGATTTTAAGAAAGGCTTAGCGAAAACAATTCCTGTATTCCGAAATTCCCTTACCATCAAGATTAATAACCAAAATTGGAACACTGTCGATCAAAACGGAAGGTGGTATATCGCCTTCACAAGCAACCAAGGTAAAAAGGCTCTTCCTGTGGTCGAAACAAAAGATGTTCAAAGCTATTTTCCATTTCTAACAAGTCACACTCGAGAGTTCCGAGGAACCCTAGAATTATTTCGTAAAGGAAGACGATGGTATGTCGCCATTCCCATCCAAGTAAGTTCTGACTTGGGTCTAGGAAACACCTATCCATCCAAGAAACCATTAACGGATTACACATCTATCGGTGTTGATCTAGGGTTGAGACACCTTGTGGTTCTCTCTGAACCGACAAGTGGCAAACGGCAATTCTTTTCAGGCAAAGAAGTCGGTTATAAACGACGTCACTTTCGTTCCCTTCGTCGTTCGTTAGGAAAGAAAAAGGCACAGCGTGCTATAGAACACGTAGGTCAAAAAGAAAGCCGTTGGATGAAAGACTACAACCGAAAATTAGCCCAAGATATTGTGACGTTTGCGCAGCAATTCGAAAAGCCAATGATTAAGCTGGAACAACTGGACAATATCCGAAAAACTTGTCGCAGCATGAAACGGGCAGATAAAACGATTCATTCATGGGCATTTTATCAGTTGAAGCAATGCATCAAAGAACGAGCAGCTACAGTCAACATCCCTGTGGTGGATATCGATCCGTTTCAAACAAGCCAAACCTGCTTCGCATGTAAGCATGCGGAGCGATCCAATCGAAAGCGTGAGGTATTCCACTGTAAGAAATGCGGTCATAAAGCTCATGCCGATCTCAATGCCAGTCGAAACATCGCAACAAGCACGAACTTGGCGGCGTCCTAA
- a CDS encoding SipW-dependent-type signal peptide-containing protein, whose product MEGITDYFILFVHKKGGITIKNKQAETFIHKHWPSILWAQIGMILLITLVCLMNVTTPTNAYFNDKEKASGTITAAVWEVEEEKAVPVEKAQKETTDLDNKQKSTDKDKKQNSTDKEDESKNHEQTESKEDTTAAPEEQKSQAEKETTTKDDDTEESTDHEPVSDRQSENKNQDETDEEKLNEINDEDKKQMRKSEAKK is encoded by the coding sequence TTGGAAGGAATTACAGATTATTTCATTCTCTTTGTTCACAAAAAAGGAGGTATCACGATTAAAAATAAGCAGGCAGAAACTTTTATACATAAGCACTGGCCTTCTATTCTGTGGGCACAAATAGGCATGATCCTTTTGATTACACTGGTCTGTCTGATGAATGTAACCACTCCAACAAATGCTTATTTCAATGATAAGGAAAAGGCATCAGGTACGATTACAGCCGCTGTATGGGAAGTTGAAGAGGAGAAAGCGGTACCAGTTGAGAAAGCTCAGAAAGAAACAACTGATTTAGATAACAAGCAAAAATCCACTGATAAAGATAAAAAACAGAATTCCACTGACAAAGAAGACGAGTCAAAGAATCATGAACAAACAGAGTCAAAAGAGGATACCACGGCAGCCCCGGAGGAGCAGAAATCCCAAGCGGAAAAAGAAACAACAACAAAAGACGATGACACAGAAGAATCTACTGATCATGAACCAGTCAGTGATCGTCAGTCTGAAAATAAGAACCAGGATGAAACGGACGAGGAAAAATTAAACGAGATAAACGATGAAGATAAAAAACAAATGCGCAAAAGCGAGGCGAAAAAATGA
- the sipW gene encoding signal peptidase I SipW — MTFRALKKWLSGAVTTLLFILLITMTFLVISSKVSGSEPGLFGYQLKTVLSGSMEPTFQTGSIIAVKPVKNPSQLQKGDVITFKIDKATTVTHRIYDVKGTDSQPVFITKGDNNDHQDSKPVLPENVEAVYTGFTVPFAGYLIHFAQSKAGSALLVVLPGILLIVYSVMMIWKAFKEIDEPKNKENTSTTDA; from the coding sequence ATGACATTCCGAGCACTTAAAAAATGGCTAAGCGGCGCAGTAACCACGCTTTTATTTATCCTATTAATTACTATGACGTTTCTTGTGATCTCTTCAAAGGTTTCTGGCAGTGAACCTGGCCTGTTTGGTTATCAATTAAAGACAGTTTTATCAGGTTCGATGGAGCCGACTTTTCAAACTGGATCGATCATTGCCGTTAAACCCGTTAAAAATCCATCTCAATTACAAAAAGGTGACGTGATTACTTTTAAAATTGACAAAGCCACAACCGTCACTCACCGAATCTACGATGTTAAGGGTACAGATAGCCAGCCCGTATTTATTACAAAGGGGGACAACAACGATCATCAGGATTCAAAACCTGTTCTTCCGGAAAATGTCGAAGCTGTTTATACCGGATTTACCGTTCCCTTTGCAGGCTATTTGATTCACTTTGCTCAATCGAAAGCTGGCAGCGCACTTCTAGTAGTCCTGCCGGGAATTCTACTCATCGTCTATTCGGTTATGATGATTTGGAAAGCTTTTAAAGAAATCGATGAGCCGAAGAATAAGGAAAACACATCTACAACTGACGCTTGA
- a CDS encoding TasA family protein — translation MGIKKKLGLGLASAALGLSLVGGGTYAYFSDQEVTNNTFAAGTLDLSTSEANIIDLDSMKPGDTVIREFSLSNIGNLDMSEILLNTKYSVTDVKGDNTGDFGEQIELSFLINDTKDYTVVYETTLAELSEESLNLVKANVIDPEVDGHGAGLEAGDSNLFAVKFEFVDSGEPQNQYQGDSINLKWIFNAKQQTDE, via the coding sequence ATGGGTATTAAAAAGAAGCTAGGTTTGGGTCTTGCATCGGCAGCACTTGGATTATCACTAGTAGGAGGCGGAACGTATGCGTACTTTAGCGATCAAGAAGTAACCAACAATACATTCGCAGCTGGAACTCTGGATCTTTCAACAAGTGAAGCAAATATTATTGATTTGGATAGCATGAAGCCAGGCGACACGGTAATTCGAGAGTTCAGCTTAAGCAACATAGGTAACCTTGATATGAGCGAAATTCTCTTGAATACCAAATATAGTGTTACAGACGTTAAAGGAGATAATACAGGTGATTTTGGCGAACAGATTGAATTGAGTTTCCTTATTAATGACACGAAAGATTATACCGTTGTCTATGAAACCACATTAGCAGAACTTTCAGAGGAATCTCTTAACCTGGTAAAAGCCAATGTAATTGATCCAGAAGTTGATGGACATGGAGCTGGATTAGAAGCTGGTGACTCAAACTTATTTGCCGTAAAATTTGAATTCGTTGACAGTGGAGAACCACAAAATCAATACCAGGGTGATTCTATCAATCTTAAATGGATATTTAATGCCAAGCAGCAAACCGACGAATAA
- a CDS encoding DUF4181 domain-containing protein, with product MVLFFCIREFYVKKRFKIKHKGLLDEGRKKIYIAMESIIYLLIIFWIFLQAKFQSVSPVLMILLFGGIFLLRGIEEWREDKPSKAYYHEWLLFALLSILFIIGLKIDL from the coding sequence ATGGTCCTCTTCTTTTGTATAAGAGAATTTTATGTAAAGAAGCGATTCAAGATTAAACATAAGGGATTATTAGATGAAGGCAGGAAAAAAATATACATAGCAATGGAATCTATCATCTACCTGCTTATTATTTTCTGGATCTTTTTGCAGGCTAAATTTCAGAGTGTATCGCCTGTTTTAATGATTTTATTATTCGGGGGCATTTTTTTATTAAGAGGTATAGAAGAATGGAGAGAAGATAAGCCGTCAAAAGCTTATTATCACGAGTGGCTATTGTTTGCATTGCTTTCTATTCTGTTTATCATCGGTCTCAAAATTGATCTATAG
- a CDS encoding TerC family protein yields the protein MESIWIEYAWTLLILIGLEGILSADNALVIAVIAKHLPDEQKKRAINYGILGAFVFRFASIFLISFLANVWQVQAIGAVYLIYIGAKHVYKEYLRSNDEQKEDRTDKKKAGFWPTVAQIGLADIAFAIDSVLAAVALAVTLPQTNLPQFGGLDGGQFAIIVAGTVAGLVLIKFAADWFVKLLDKRPGLETVAFLIVAWVGVKLAVITLSHENVGILPHSFPHSTGWTIIFWGILIGIAVIGWFLSGKGSSEKDA from the coding sequence ATGGAATCTATTTGGATAGAGTACGCATGGACATTATTAATATTAATCGGTCTGGAAGGAATTTTATCTGCTGATAATGCACTCGTTATTGCGGTAATCGCCAAGCATTTACCTGATGAGCAAAAGAAGAGGGCCATCAATTATGGTATTTTAGGGGCGTTTGTTTTTCGCTTTGCTTCGATTTTTCTCATCTCATTTCTGGCAAATGTTTGGCAGGTTCAGGCAATCGGTGCGGTGTATCTAATTTACATTGGGGCCAAGCATGTATATAAGGAGTACTTACGTTCGAATGATGAGCAAAAAGAAGATCGCACTGACAAGAAAAAAGCCGGTTTTTGGCCGACAGTAGCACAAATTGGCCTGGCCGATATTGCCTTTGCGATTGACTCGGTCCTTGCGGCTGTTGCTCTTGCTGTCACATTGCCGCAAACAAACCTGCCTCAATTTGGCGGCTTAGATGGCGGACAATTTGCGATTATCGTTGCCGGTACTGTAGCAGGATTAGTTTTAATAAAATTCGCAGCTGACTGGTTTGTGAAACTTCTCGACAAACGTCCTGGTTTAGAAACCGTAGCTTTCCTTATCGTTGCATGGGTCGGCGTCAAATTGGCAGTGATTACACTTTCCCATGAAAACGTTGGGATATTACCTCATTCATTCCCCCATAGTACGGGCTGGACCATTATTTTCTGGGGTATACTCATTGGTATCGCTGTAATTGGATGGTTTTTATCAGGAAAAGGCTCCTCGGAGAAAGATGCTTAA
- a CDS encoding carboxymuconolactone decarboxylase family protein, translated as MSQDVLYQKSNFKRLGEFEQLAPDAFRAFGDFDKKALAAGKLSAKVKELIAVAVAHTTGCPYCIDLHVKNVKKQEASKEEVAEAIMVATTLKAGSAMAHGVNALNAYDGNGQEELYRKEYFKRLKEFSELNGDAFKAFVDFDKQAMKPGLIGAMEKELIALAVAHTTGCPYCIGIHTNGSKKQGAGKEEIAEAIMVATALKAGSALAHGVNALNAFDE; from the coding sequence ATGAGTCAAGATGTCTTGTATCAAAAATCAAATTTCAAACGACTTGGAGAGTTCGAACAACTTGCACCTGATGCCTTTCGCGCCTTTGGAGATTTTGACAAAAAGGCTTTAGCTGCTGGAAAACTCTCGGCAAAGGTAAAGGAGTTAATCGCTGTGGCTGTTGCCCACACGACCGGCTGTCCGTACTGCATTGACCTTCATGTGAAAAATGTGAAAAAACAAGAGGCTTCCAAAGAGGAAGTTGCTGAAGCGATTATGGTAGCCACAACATTGAAGGCCGGGTCTGCGATGGCCCATGGGGTAAACGCACTAAATGCCTATGATGGAAATGGTCAAGAGGAACTTTACCGTAAAGAATACTTCAAAAGATTGAAAGAATTCTCTGAGTTGAACGGCGACGCTTTTAAGGCGTTTGTTGACTTCGACAAGCAAGCGATGAAACCTGGTTTAATTGGAGCCATGGAGAAGGAACTAATTGCTCTTGCGGTTGCTCATACGACGGGCTGCCCGTACTGCATAGGAATCCATACAAATGGATCGAAAAAGCAAGGGGCAGGGAAAGAGGAAATTGCCGAAGCGATCATGGTTGCCACTGCACTAAAAGCGGGTTCAGCGCTTGCTCATGGTGTGAACGCCTTAAATGCTTTTGATGAATAA
- the hmpA gene encoding NO-inducible flavohemoprotein, giving the protein MLETKTIEVVKSTAPVLQEHSQEIGERFYELLLSRVPDLYNMFNQTNQKRGIQQGALAYGVYLAGANIDNLEEIQSMVERVTEKHRALGVHPDQYPIVGETLLQAVKDVLGDAATDEVIEAWEEAYQAIADIFIDIEDKLYQETEEQPGGWIGNRSFYVDKKVKESEVITSFYLKPEDGTTIPPYQAGQYLTLQADIEGEKYSHMRHYSLSDAPNEEYYRISVKREDPQNGAPAGIVSNYLHNQVSEGDSLKVAAPAGDFTVSTEKKPIVLLSGGVGITPIMSMFNTLVETDPDREITFIHAAANSEVHAMKDHVEALATEYPNVTSFVCYSEPTEQDRAENRFDKEGLIDLDWLQTVLSNSEKDFYFCGPLPFLKAINQALKDWGVPEEYRTFELFSPMSTLEEK; this is encoded by the coding sequence ATGCTAGAGACAAAGACAATCGAAGTTGTCAAATCGACCGCTCCCGTATTGCAGGAGCACAGTCAGGAGATTGGAGAAAGATTTTATGAGTTGTTATTATCGCGTGTCCCTGACTTGTACAACATGTTTAACCAAACAAACCAAAAACGTGGCATCCAGCAAGGTGCGCTGGCGTACGGCGTGTATTTAGCTGGAGCTAACATTGACAATCTTGAAGAAATTCAATCTATGGTGGAGAGAGTGACCGAGAAGCACCGGGCGTTAGGGGTTCACCCTGATCAGTACCCGATCGTCGGGGAAACGTTACTTCAAGCTGTGAAGGATGTGCTTGGAGATGCGGCGACAGACGAGGTCATAGAGGCCTGGGAAGAAGCCTATCAAGCTATTGCAGACATTTTCATTGATATAGAAGACAAACTTTATCAGGAAACGGAAGAACAGCCAGGTGGATGGATCGGAAATCGGTCTTTTTATGTAGACAAAAAAGTGAAAGAAAGCGAAGTCATTACATCATTTTACTTAAAACCTGAAGATGGGACCACGATTCCCCCTTATCAAGCCGGGCAATACCTTACTTTACAAGCCGATATCGAAGGTGAAAAATATTCCCATATGAGACACTATAGCTTGTCAGACGCTCCTAATGAGGAATATTACCGCATCAGTGTCAAACGTGAGGATCCTCAAAACGGTGCACCTGCCGGAATTGTATCGAACTATCTTCATAATCAGGTTTCCGAAGGTGATTCATTAAAGGTCGCCGCACCTGCTGGCGATTTCACGGTTTCGACCGAGAAGAAGCCAATTGTCTTATTGAGCGGCGGTGTCGGAATTACACCGATTATGAGTATGTTTAATACGTTGGTAGAAACAGATCCAGACCGTGAGATCACGTTTATTCATGCAGCCGCGAATAGTGAAGTTCATGCGATGAAGGATCACGTCGAGGCATTAGCGACGGAATATCCGAATGTCACCTCTTTCGTCTGCTACTCCGAACCAACGGAGCAGGACCGTGCTGAAAACCGTTTTGATAAAGAAGGACTGATTGACTTGGATTGGCTGCAAACTGTGCTTTCCAATAGCGAGAAAGACTTTTACTTTTGCGGCCCTCTTCCCTTTCTAAAAGCGATAAATCAGGCGCTTAAGGATTGGGGAGTTCCAGAAGAATACCGCACCTTTGAATTATTCAGCCCAATGAGCACGCTTGAGGAAAAATAA
- a CDS encoding transposase has product MTKKYKSYDPEFKLYVLKLIELDGHKMKDISQKLDIPYGNLKRWMREYRDQKKKEEKEAQNQLLTASEYKEMYEKEKKSNVELQEEVDILKKAMHIFNQEKK; this is encoded by the coding sequence TTGACCAAAAAGTACAAAAGTTATGATCCCGAGTTTAAGCTTTATGTTTTGAAGTTAATCGAATTGGACGGCCACAAAATGAAGGATATTAGTCAGAAACTCGATATTCCCTACGGCAACCTTAAAAGATGGATGAGAGAATATCGTGATCAAAAAAAGAAGGAAGAAAAAGAAGCGCAGAATCAACTGTTGACCGCCTCTGAATACAAAGAAATGTATGAAAAAGAGAAAAAAAGTAACGTAGAACTTCAGGAGGAAGTCGACATTTTAAAAAAGGCCATGCACATCTTCAATCAGGAAAAGAAGTGA
- a CDS encoding IS3 family transposase: protein MRFKFIHEHRHEHTISRMCQVLGVSKSGYYDYLNRLDREETEREAWNRYIDERILFHYHDNYGCYGSPRIHFMLREVDQIEVSQKKVTNRMRELDLYATPPKKFIHTTDSDHDKTIHSNHLNRDFLPEGPDQVWATDITYIHTGEGFLYLNPVIDLSSRRVISYQVDDHMNHTLCLKALEKALAIRNPKSGWIHHSDRGSQYCSKAYLDTLKEAEATISMSRKGNPYDNACAESFFASLKKEYLYKHVYETKAEAKLAIQFYIKFYNQKRIHSTLGYLTPLEKEKSYKMDHDKKLKKNQMSSA, encoded by the coding sequence GTGAGGTTCAAGTTCATTCATGAACACCGACACGAACACACCATTTCGAGGATGTGCCAAGTTCTTGGTGTGTCTAAATCTGGTTATTATGATTATTTGAATCGTCTGGACAGAGAAGAAACGGAAAGAGAGGCTTGGAACCGTTATATCGATGAACGGATCCTCTTCCATTATCATGATAATTATGGGTGTTACGGCAGCCCTCGCATTCACTTTATGCTTCGAGAAGTGGATCAGATTGAGGTTTCTCAAAAGAAAGTGACGAATCGAATGAGGGAACTGGACCTTTATGCCACACCACCTAAGAAGTTCATCCATACAACAGACTCTGATCACGATAAAACCATTCACTCCAACCATTTAAACCGTGACTTTCTTCCAGAGGGTCCAGACCAGGTTTGGGCTACCGATATTACTTATATTCATACAGGAGAAGGTTTTTTATATCTGAACCCTGTCATCGATTTATCTTCCCGTCGAGTGATTAGCTACCAAGTAGATGACCATATGAATCATACCCTGTGTTTGAAAGCTTTGGAAAAGGCTTTGGCCATTCGCAACCCTAAGTCGGGTTGGATTCACCATTCAGATCGTGGCTCTCAATACTGTTCCAAGGCCTATTTAGATACGCTTAAGGAGGCAGAAGCGACCATAAGTATGAGTCGGAAGGGAAACCCCTACGACAATGCGTGTGCAGAGAGTTTCTTCGCCTCTCTGAAAAAAGAATACCTATATAAACATGTCTATGAGACAAAAGCAGAAGCCAAACTAGCCATTCAGTTTTACATCAAGTTTTATAACCAAAAACGAATCCATTCTACATTAGGCTATTTAACACCATTAGAAAAAGAAAAGAGCTATAAAATGGACCATGATAAAAAGCTCAAAAAGAACCAAATGTCCTCTGCCTAA
- a CDS encoding pyruvate, water dikinase regulatory protein produces the protein MKNKEIVYVVSDSVGETAELMVKAVSSQFKRDVQIHHISYVEDTQDLNNVIAVAKYSHAIIAYTIVIPALKQYLDQRTREEGIIAVDLMNPLMQAFMQKFEATPERQPGLMRKLDDNYFRRVEAIEFAVKYDDGQDIRGIKRADIVLIGVSRTSKTPLSMYLAHKKFKVANVPLVPEIPPPDELFDIPKNNCIGLVITPDKLNEIREERLKHLGLTTQANYANLERILEELDYSEKIMKRIGCPIINVSNKAVEETADLILAMLKKRGVMNYE, from the coding sequence GTGAAAAATAAAGAAATCGTCTATGTCGTTTCTGATTCCGTTGGGGAAACGGCCGAGTTGATGGTAAAGGCTGTTTCAAGTCAATTTAAGAGAGATGTTCAGATCCATCACATTTCCTATGTGGAGGATACACAGGACCTGAATAATGTCATTGCTGTCGCAAAATATAGCCATGCCATCATTGCCTACACGATCGTCATTCCAGCATTAAAGCAATACCTTGATCAGAGAACACGTGAGGAAGGGATAATTGCGGTAGATTTAATGAACCCATTAATGCAGGCATTTATGCAAAAGTTTGAGGCGACTCCCGAACGGCAGCCAGGGCTAATGAGAAAGTTGGATGATAACTATTTTCGAAGAGTTGAAGCCATTGAGTTTGCGGTCAAGTATGATGATGGCCAGGACATACGGGGGATTAAGCGGGCAGACATTGTCTTAATTGGAGTATCTAGGACATCCAAGACTCCCCTCTCGATGTATTTGGCTCATAAAAAGTTCAAGGTGGCCAATGTACCGCTAGTACCGGAAATTCCGCCTCCTGATGAACTTTTTGATATCCCCAAAAACAACTGTATTGGCTTAGTGATCACGCCAGATAAGTTGAATGAAATTCGTGAGGAACGATTAAAACATTTAGGATTAACAACCCAGGCAAACTATGCAAACTTAGAACGGATTCTTGAAGAGCTGGATTATTCAGAGAAAATTATGAAACGGATAGGCTGTCCGATCATTAACGTCTCCAATAAAGCAGTAGAGGAAACAGCCGATTTAATATTAGCGATGCTAAAAAAGAGGGGAGTTATGAATTATGAGTAA